From the Nissabacter sp. SGAir0207 genome, the window CGGTTTCTAAAAGTCCCGTTTAATGAAACGGTGAATGGGTTAATAAAAACTCATGTTCAGGAAATACGCTCGCTGTGGAATACGCAGTGGCACTCACCATCACGCTTATCAGCTTTGATCAAAACAGACGTAAACCGTCGGAAGCTTTCCGACGGTTTACGCTGAAAGTCACAGTCAACTGACTAAAAAGGGATTGCTGTCGACGATATAGACAGCATGCCGAAGTCGGTACAAAACTACCCCACATTCTCTTCTGCGTAATGTGCAATCATAATCCCTTTCGTCAGGTAGCTGCTCCTCTTTCAGGATTGTGGCCATGCCTTAACTGCCTGATTTGTCTTTTGCACAGGACTGGCGAGAATGTCTTCTGTAAGTTGAGTAAGGCGCACCGCATGATCGAAATCCGGAACCGTCGATGTTCCCCTGAGAATGTCATCACGCAGCGCAAGATAGGTGCCCGCGACGTTTATACCACCTTCGGATATCTCATTCAGGCTATATTCACCCGCACAATGAGGCTCTCCATTGTAAAGCAAGCGGAGACGTGAAGACTGCACTCCCCTGGGAGCCCCCCCTTCGAGGCGCAGCGTGCCGTTTTCTCCGATCATTTCCAGGTAAAATGGCGTCGAATGTTTGTGGCCGCCTCCCACTTCCAGATTAAAAGACACACCAGATGCCAGCAGGCCCTGCATCAGAAGATGATCGAATGTGCGCCGGGCTGAAGGTTGTCGCGGGTCGCCCATCTGAATCTCCGGATATTGCCGCGAGGGCAGCGCAGCCATAGATGCCAGAGGGCCACCCAGCGCCAGTACCAGGTCAAGGGTATGTGCTCCCTGAATTGTGACAAGGTTGGCAAAGTGAGCCGGCTCTTCCA encodes:
- a CDS encoding Gfo/Idh/MocA family protein, which encodes MAELKVGIIGVNLTGGWAAEAHIPAIQAIQGMQLIAVATSRQETAGEAARAFGLTKGYGSGAELIQDPEIDIVTVATRVPDHRELLLAAIAAGKHVYSEWPLAVNIHDAREIANAARKAGIRHAIGLQLRGSPAVRLAQHLLADGAIGRLLSIRTYSTTAGFGPDVPVQFAYLEEPAHFANLVTIQGAHTLDLVLALGGPLASMAALPSRQYPEIQMGDPRQPSARRTFDHLLMQGLLASGVSFNLEVGGGHKHSTPFYLEMIGENGTLRLEGGAPRGVQSSRLRLLYNGEPHCAGEYSLNEISEGGINVAGTYLALRDDILRGTSTVPDFDHAVRLTQLTEDILASPVQKTNQAVKAWPQS